CCGCCATGCTGGGCGCCGTGGCCAAGGTGTGGAACGTTGTACCTCTGGACGCCATCCTGGAGGCGATAGAGGATCGGTTCGGGGGCAAGCTGGGGCGGAGGGCGGGAATGCTCAATGCCGAGGCCGCCCGGAGGGCTTACGAGGCCACCGTGGTCGGTCGCACCCAGGGTAAGCGGGAATACGTACAGCCGAAGCGCTGGCTACCAGTGTGGGACGAGATACCCATCGGCGTTTCTCTCAGAAAGACGGCCCACGTCGAGGAGGAGGTCGGCCCGGCGACCACCTACCAGCACCACACCGGACGGTGGAAGTGGTCGACGCCCCTGTACAAGAAGGACAAGTGCATCAGATGCCTGCGGTGCTGGTGGTCCTGTCCAGATGCCGCGATTGTCCGGCAGGACGACGATTACATGCGTTGGGACCTGGAGTATTGCAAAGGCTGCGGCATCTGCGCGGACATCTGTCCGGTAGAGGCGATCGACATGCTGCAGGGGGCGCGCGGCACATGGCAGTGAAGACGATCACCGGCGACCAGGCGGTTGCGTACGGGGCGATGCTGGCCCGCGCCGAGGTCGTGCCTGGGTTCCCCATCACCCCCCAGACGGTCATAATCGAGCAAATTTCCGAGTTCATCAACGACGGCCTGATGGACGCCGACTTCATCCCCGCGGAGAGCGAGCACTCGGTCATGTCGGTGGCGGTCGGGGCGTCCGCCGGGGGGGTGCGGACCTTCACCGCCACATCGTCCCAGGGCCTGGCCCTCATGTACGAGATGTTGTTCGCCGCCGCACCGACGCGCCTGCCGGTGGTCATGGCCGTGGCCAACCGCAGCCTGGGGGCCGCGTCGGGCATCTGGACGGAGCACAACGACTCGGTGCCGGTGCGGGAGAGCGGTTGGCTGCAGGTGTACGTGGAGGACAACCAGGAGGCGCTGGACATGATCATCCAGGCCTTCCGCATTGCCGAGGACCGTCGGGTGATGCTGCCGATCATGGTATGCTTGGACGGTTTTATTCTCTCCCACGTGGTGGAGGGCGTGGACATCCCGGAGCAGGCAGTGGTGGACCGCTTCCTTCCCCGGTTCGCCCCGGTGAACGTTCTGGATCCCAGGGACCCAATCATGATGAACCCGGTGACTCCGCCCGAGTTCGCCACCGAGCTTAGGTACCAGCAGGACCGGGCAGTGGAGGCCGCCAGGACAGTGATCGGGGAGGCAGACGAAGAGTTCGCCGCCCTCACCGGCCGGCGGTACGGCGGGCTGTTCGAAGCGTACCGCCTGGAGGATGCCGAGTTCGCCCTTATCGGCCTAGGCACCTGGGCCGGCATCGCCCGGGAGGTCGTCGACCAGCTGAGGGCGGAGGGCAAGAAGGCCGGACTGATCAAGCTCCGGTACATGCGCCCCTTCCCCGGGCAGGAGCTGCGGCAAGCGACGCTAAACCTCAAGGCGCTGGGCACCTTCGACCGCTCAGCGGCGTTCAACGGCTACGGCCCGGTGTTCACCGAGGTCCGCAACGCGCTGTATGGCAGCGGGATAACCGTGACCGACCACCTGGCTGGGATAGGTGGGCGGGACATCACCGCGGAGATGGTAAGGGACATGTATGGCCTGGTGGAGCGGAGCGCCCGGGGGGAGAAGGTCAGGGACTGCACCTGGCATGCGCTGAGAGGTGAGATGGAATGACGAGGATGACGAGCATGAAGGACGTGCCTCGGGAGGACATGTTGACCCACGGCCATGGAGCCTGCCCGGGATGCGGCTACGCGGCAACGGCGAAGAACATTGCCAAGATGCTCGGTCCGAACACCGTGGTGTACGTGCCCGCCTCCTGTCTGGTCGTGTTCGGTGCACTCTACCCCTACTCATCGTGGAAGACTCCGTACATGTTCACCGCCTTCGAGAACACTGGGGCAGTGACCACGGGAATTAAGGCAGCGCTGCGGCGCAGGCACCTCGACGCCACGGTGGTGGGGATGGCCGGCGACGGGGGTACCTTTGATATCGGCCTGCAGGCGCTGTCAGGAGCGGCGGAGCGGAACGAGGACGTCATATACGTCTGCTTGGACAACGAGGCGTTCATGAACACCGGCATACAGAGGAGCAGCGCCACCCCCTTCGGGGCGTGGACGACCACCACCCCGGTGGGTCTCGAGGTCAAGGGCAACCGCCGATTCAAGAAGGACATCGCCCGCATCGTGGCCGACCACGACGTACCGTACGTTGCGACACTGTCGGTCGCACACTTCACCGACTTCGTGCGTAAGGTGCAGAAGGCCAAAGAAGTCCGAGGCTTCAGATTCCTTCACTGCCTGACGCCGTGCATCCCGGGTTGGAGGATCGAGCCTTCCAAGGGGGTGAGCATCAACCGCCTCGCGGTGGATACGGGCATGTGGACGCTGTACGAGGTCGAGAATGGGGTGCCCAAGGTGACCTACAAGCCGAAGGCCATGACCCCGGTCACTGAGTACCTGAAGCTACAGGGGCGGTTCAAGCACATGAGCGAGGCCGATGTGCGGCAGCTGCAGGCATGGCTCTGTGCGAAGTGGAGGGCCCACTACGGAGAGGAAGCTCCCAGTCCCCCCTGCGTGATGCCGGGGCACGAGGAAGTGTTGGCCCACGACGGCGATCCCCTCTACGGGATCTAGCCGCCTCAAAATTTTATCTTATCATTCTGATAGTAACTTGGCCCGACAGGCCCTTTGACCCTTTCAAGCCGACGTGCCAGCAGGAAAGCCAGTGCTTAATGCAGAAATTTTTTAATGTACATTTATGTACATGTAGATAGATTCATACTATACATATGTTTGATATTTACAGTATATAATGCTCATTCATCTCTAATCAAAAGATTTTATTATGTATTTGTCTATTGGACGATGGGCGACGACGAGGTTGCTCGCACAAAAACCAAGCGGCAAATAGTGGCCGCGGACTGCGTAGGATCTGGCTTCACCTCAGTCCTGCGCAGTCCAACCTAGTGGTAGCTGAGTTCGGAGAGAAAAAAATGAGGCAAGTAGCAATCTACGGAAAAGGCGGTATAGGCAAGTCGACCACGACCCAGAACACCGTTGCAGCCTTGGCCACGGCAGGCAAGAAGGTGATGGTCGTAGGGTGCGATCCCAAGGCAGACTCCACCAGGTTACTGCTGCACGGACTATGTCAGAAGACGGTGCTCGACACTCTCCGTGATGAGGGCGACGACATCGATCTCGAGGACATACTGAAGCCGGGCTTCAGCAACACCCGTTGTGTCGAATCAGGAGGTCCCGAACCGGGAGTTGGTTGCGCAGGCAGGGGAATCATCACCTCCATAAACATGCTTGAGCAGCTGGGCGCTTACACTCCCGACCTGGATTATGTGTTCTACGACGTCCTAGGCGATGTCGTCTGCGGTGGGTTCGCCATGCCCATCCGGGAGGGAAAGGCAGAGGAGATATACATTGTCGCCTCGGGTGAACTGATGGCCCTTTACGCGGCGAACAATATCTCCAAGGGGATTCAGAAGTACGCTACCACCGGCAAGGTCCGGCTCGGGGGGATCATTTGCAATAGTCGTAAGGTCGACAACGAATACGCCCTGCTGAAGGCCTTCGCCGAGGAGCTAGGCTCCCAGCTCATCCATTTCGTTCCCAGGGACAATCTGGTGCAAAGGGCAGAGATCAACAAAAAAACGGTCATCGACTTCGATCCCGAGTCCAACCAGGCCAACGAATATCGGAAACTGGCCAAGGCAATCGACGAGAACAAGATGTTCGTGATCCCCAAGCCGATGAAACAGGACCGTCTGGAGGATCTGATGATGCAGCACGGGTTCCTGGAGGCCTGCTGAGAGCTACTATAGCTAGTGGAGGTAACATCATGTTATTGATACGAGCCATAGTGCGCCCGGAGAAGAAGGACGAAGTGCTGGCAGCCCTGTGGGCTGAAGGATTCCCGGCCGCCACGCTCGTGGATGTGGTGGGGCGTGGAAAGCAGAAGGGCATCAAGGTCGGGAACGTCGTCTACGATGAGATCCCCAAGACCATGATCATGGTAGTCATTCACGATGAACAGAAGAAAGCCATCATTGACACCATCTTGCACTCCGCCAAGACCGGGGAGAACGGCACCTTCGGGGACGGCAAGGTGTTCGTAAGCATGATCGACGAGGCCTATACAATATCCCGGGGCGGAAAGGGACTGTGACGGGGGGGCTAGATGAAAGAGATCATGGCAATCGTGCGGATGAATAAAACCAGCGTCACCAAGAAAGCCCTCATCGAGGCCGGGGTGGCCGGTTTTACCGCGGTTAAGGTCATGGGTCGAGGTAGACTCGTGACCGACCCTGCGATCCTGGAGGAGAAAAAGGTCGAACTGATGAAAATGGCCCACGACGACATCAACGACCCCAAGGACGTCGAACATCAGGTGGTCACCTTCCTAAACGGGTCAAGGCCGTTCCCCAGAAGGCTCTTCACCGTTCTGGTGCACGATGAGGACGTCCCAAGGGTGATAGAGGCGATATCCACAGTCAACAGGACCGAGGGTGGGATCGGCGACGGTCTGGTGCTTGTGCTCCCCGTTGTGGACGCTATCCGGGTAAGGACCGGCGAATCGGGCGAGGCCGCCATCTGGTAATGGAGTGGAACAATCAATGACGATCAGCGACATCGAGCTCGAACAGATGTACTCGAGGTATCCGGACAAGGTCAAGAAGAACCGGAAGAAACACATCGTTGTAAAGGAGGGGCCCGAGGCGGTCCAGAAGATCGAAGCTAACACTCGTACCATCCCAGGCATCCTAACCCAACGTGGTTGTTGCTACGCCGGGTGCAAGGGTGTGGTGCTCGGTCCGATCAAGGACATGGCCCACATCGTTCACGGACCGGTCGGTTGCAGTTACTATGCCTGGGGGACCAGGAGGAACAAGGCAAAGGCCGATGAGAACACCCCGCCCGAGAAGATGTTCAGTACCATGGCGTTCACCACG
This DNA window, taken from Methanomassiliicoccus sp., encodes the following:
- a CDS encoding 2-oxoacid:acceptor oxidoreductase family protein; the protein is MYEIRFHGRGGQGAVMAAQTLADAAVRIGFQAQAFPYFGAERRGAPVEAYARIDTAKIRTKSQVYRPHLVVIMDASLLELEGPASGLRPDGKVVMNVAQRPEELDLGAGVDAECGTVDASSIALETLKMPVVNTAMLGAVAKVWNVVPLDAILEAIEDRFGGKLGRRAGMLNAEAARRAYEATVVGRTQGKREYVQPKRWLPVWDEIPIGVSLRKTAHVEEEVGPATTYQHHTGRWKWSTPLYKKDKCIRCLRCWWSCPDAAIVRQDDDYMRWDLEYCKGCGICADICPVEAIDMLQGARGTWQ
- the porA gene encoding pyruvate ferredoxin oxidoreductase, with the protein product MAVKTITGDQAVAYGAMLARAEVVPGFPITPQTVIIEQISEFINDGLMDADFIPAESEHSVMSVAVGASAGGVRTFTATSSQGLALMYEMLFAAAPTRLPVVMAVANRSLGAASGIWTEHNDSVPVRESGWLQVYVEDNQEALDMIIQAFRIAEDRRVMLPIMVCLDGFILSHVVEGVDIPEQAVVDRFLPRFAPVNVLDPRDPIMMNPVTPPEFATELRYQQDRAVEAARTVIGEADEEFAALTGRRYGGLFEAYRLEDAEFALIGLGTWAGIAREVVDQLRAEGKKAGLIKLRYMRPFPGQELRQATLNLKALGTFDRSAAFNGYGPVFTEVRNALYGSGITVTDHLAGIGGRDITAEMVRDMYGLVERSARGEKVRDCTWHALRGEME
- a CDS encoding thiamine pyrophosphate-dependent enzyme; its protein translation is MTRMTSMKDVPREDMLTHGHGACPGCGYAATAKNIAKMLGPNTVVYVPASCLVVFGALYPYSSWKTPYMFTAFENTGAVTTGIKAALRRRHLDATVVGMAGDGGTFDIGLQALSGAAERNEDVIYVCLDNEAFMNTGIQRSSATPFGAWTTTTPVGLEVKGNRRFKKDIARIVADHDVPYVATLSVAHFTDFVRKVQKAKEVRGFRFLHCLTPCIPGWRIEPSKGVSINRLAVDTGMWTLYEVENGVPKVTYKPKAMTPVTEYLKLQGRFKHMSEADVRQLQAWLCAKWRAHYGEEAPSPPCVMPGHEEVLAHDGDPLYGI
- the nifH gene encoding nitrogenase iron protein yields the protein MRQVAIYGKGGIGKSTTTQNTVAALATAGKKVMVVGCDPKADSTRLLLHGLCQKTVLDTLRDEGDDIDLEDILKPGFSNTRCVESGGPEPGVGCAGRGIITSINMLEQLGAYTPDLDYVFYDVLGDVVCGGFAMPIREGKAEEIYIVASGELMALYAANNISKGIQKYATTGKVRLGGIICNSRKVDNEYALLKAFAEELGSQLIHFVPRDNLVQRAEINKKTVIDFDPESNQANEYRKLAKAIDENKMFVIPKPMKQDRLEDLMMQHGFLEAC
- a CDS encoding P-II family nitrogen regulator — its product is MLLIRAIVRPEKKDEVLAALWAEGFPAATLVDVVGRGKQKGIKVGNVVYDEIPKTMIMVVIHDEQKKAIIDTILHSAKTGENGTFGDGKVFVSMIDEAYTISRGGKGL
- a CDS encoding P-II family nitrogen regulator, producing the protein MKEIMAIVRMNKTSVTKKALIEAGVAGFTAVKVMGRGRLVTDPAILEEKKVELMKMAHDDINDPKDVEHQVVTFLNGSRPFPRRLFTVLVHDEDVPRVIEAISTVNRTEGGIGDGLVLVLPVVDAIRVRTGESGEAAIW